A single Musa acuminata AAA Group cultivar baxijiao chromosome BXJ2-1, Cavendish_Baxijiao_AAA, whole genome shotgun sequence DNA region contains:
- the LOC135599025 gene encoding zinc finger CCCH domain-containing protein 13-like, translating into MIGRKLYKTKLCILFQRGRCPRQNCNFAHGEAELRRFGGSFHGRRDHRSGDLRDKLDRRHSPHRRLSPDRDARGYHTFRYQKPISRDRGYSLSRSPVRRSERRHRKKQHTDGESDVSDSFKGSDGPEDRKKEDKTSSYDEKDGLEEQLKQLQLDIEMLDDHKSQLVIFLEEKVDEAHKLSSRIADLESQLSKEQEDCRRTTSKIKKFIKAHGRYMKAQEELKRSQTRLQKIGDQLGSDTLKSNANEDDPSINVVSDGEPNDDGKTSPRNDDILSNALSNKKRSLGYLAASEEVKIGISRKRERDSEVVYKSEKLPRSEGPVPLSEMISKGTETMKTILTRNKSLVEDYKHKQGRSASSSIASLDKGKGSEVKHSLPSTGMAANAADEFIEAVEIDDKPEAIDATTVFDYGDVDYGTKSSYIPPAPPPVTQNTYKQYEGDDEEVDVEKVDSEMLDIDLNSEVEIEQV; encoded by the exons ATGATAGGGAGGAAGCTTTACAAGACGAAGCTCTGTATATTGTTCCAGAGGGGCCGGTGCCCTCGCCAGAACTGCAACTTTGCTCATGGCGAGGCGGAGCTCCGCCGTTTCGGTGGATCTTTTCATG GTCGACGGGATCATAGAAGTGGAGACTTGAGAGATAAACTTGACAGAAGGCATTCTCCTCATAGGAGGCTTTCCCCTGATAGAGATGCAAGAGGTTATCATACTTTTCGTTATCAAAAGCCAATCTCCCGTGACAGAG GCTATAGCCTTTCAAGGTCTCCTGTCAGGAGGAG TGAGAGAAGGCATAGGAAGAAGCAGCACACTGATGGAGAAAGTGATGTTTCTGACAGCTTTAAAGGTTCTGATGGTCCTGAAGATAGGAAAAAAGAAGACAAGACTTCATCTTATGATGAGAAAGATGGCCTTGAAGAGCAG ttaaagcaacttcAATTGGATATTGAGATGCTTGATGATCACAAATCCCAACTTGTG ATCTTTCTGGAGGAGAAGGTTGATGAAGCACACAAGCTTTCTAGTCGAATAGCAGATCTTGAATCACAACTTAGTAAAGAGCAAGAAGATTGTAGAAG GACcacttcaaaaattaaaaaattcattaaagctCATGGACGGTATATGAAAGCACAGGAGGAGTTAAAAAG GTCACAAACTCGTCTGCAGAAGATTGGTGATCAGCTTGGTTCAGATACCTTAAAATCTAATGCCAATGAAGATGATCCAAGCATAAATGTTGTCAGCGATGGAGAGCCTAATGATGATGGTAAAACAAGTCCAAGGAATGATGACATTCTGAGTAATGCTTTGTCAAACAAGAAGAGATCACTTGGATATCTGGCTGCAAGCGAGGAAGTAAAAATTG GGATTTCACGTAAACGAGAGAGAGACTCAGAGGTAGTATATAAATCTGAGAAGCTTCCAAGGTCTGAAGGACCTGTCCCGCTGTCAGAAATGATCAGTAAAGGTACTGAGACGATGAAAACAATCCTGACCAGGAATAAGTCATTGGTAGAGGATTACAAGCACAAACAAGGAAGAAGTGCTTCTTCTAGCATTGCTTCTTTGGATAAG GGAAAGGGTTCTGAAGTGAAACACTCCTTGCCTTCGACTGGTATGGCTGCTAATGCTGCAGATGAATTCATAGAGGCAGTTGAAATTGATGATAAGCCTGAAGCTATAGATGCTACTACGGTCTTTGATTATGGTGATGTTGATTATGGGACGAAGTCCTCTTATATTCCTCCTGCACCTCCTccggtcactcaaaacacatacaaGCAG TACGAGGGTGATGACGAGGAAGTGGATGTGGAAAAGGTGGACTCTGAGATGTTAGATATTGACCTCAACAGTGAGGTGGAAATCGAGCAGGTATGA